Proteins from one Leptospira fletcheri genomic window:
- a CDS encoding thiamine-phosphate kinase, with protein sequence MNEEELISSLYPAGQEQNSDCYVGRNGFLVTTDTIVEGTHFRLDWSSPADIAAKLVEVNVSDIAAANGIPEKAFFNFGLPETSNRKEFLLPFVNKFRETLYSYGIELCGGDTYRSGELNLTLTLIGSSKAPSTRKGGRAGDRIYLTGNIGCSLLGYRILEGTSGSASAELRKAALDRHLRPVSNLSISRSLHSNFKIHACMDLTDGLAQDLKKLAHASDLIMEVELNRIPILPGIEDTIGLDGVVSSGEELELIFLSPELIPSEWQSVPVTPIGSVRSTKDGESPRVEFLYNGNVVHPKEKGFRHFS encoded by the coding sequence TTGAACGAAGAAGAACTCATCTCCTCCCTTTATCCGGCCGGACAAGAACAGAATAGTGACTGTTATGTGGGCCGGAACGGTTTCCTGGTCACAACGGATACGATCGTAGAAGGGACTCATTTCCGATTGGATTGGAGTAGCCCAGCCGACATTGCCGCCAAATTGGTGGAAGTGAACGTTTCCGATATAGCCGCCGCGAACGGAATTCCGGAAAAGGCCTTTTTTAATTTCGGCCTTCCGGAAACCTCAAACCGAAAGGAATTCCTGCTTCCGTTCGTAAATAAATTTAGAGAAACATTATATTCTTACGGAATAGAACTCTGCGGAGGAGACACTTACCGATCCGGAGAGTTAAACCTTACGTTGACATTAATCGGAAGTTCCAAAGCGCCTTCAACAAGAAAAGGAGGTAGGGCCGGTGATCGGATCTATCTTACCGGAAATATCGGTTGTTCGTTATTGGGATACCGGATATTGGAGGGAACCTCGGGTTCCGCATCGGCGGAACTCCGAAAAGCGGCATTAGATCGCCATTTAAGACCGGTTTCGAATCTATCCATTAGTAGATCTCTACATTCTAATTTTAAAATTCACGCATGTATGGATCTTACCGACGGATTAGCCCAAGATTTAAAAAAACTTGCACACGCTTCGGATTTGATAATGGAAGTGGAATTGAATCGAATTCCGATCCTTCCCGGGATCGAAGACACGATCGGATTGGATGGAGTCGTCTCCTCGGGAGAAGAACTGGAACTGATATTTCTTTCCCCGGAATTAATTCCATCTGAATGGCAGTCGGTTCCCGTCACTCCCATAGGTTCCGTGCGCTCTACAAAAGATGGCGAATCGCCTCGCGTGGAATTTTTGTACAATGGAAACGTAGTTCATCCGAAGGAAAAAGGTTTTCGACATTTCAGTTGA
- a CDS encoding DUF418 domain-containing protein, which translates to MQTQRIGFLDFLRGFALFGILAVNLPYFAKPMVVVGSLGENQIFLDEIASWIVAFFFESKFYVMFSFLFGYGVALQTREWKDSSASGRYFRRMFGLLLLGILHSAFLFLGDILVSYAILGSLSWLFRNKSRSWLYKFSLLCLFVGILFRMILAYGQDEFHARIAESLPEIIAKSKAGYLGTFWDSVKQRTEDTLLSYPFTILFQWPSILAMFSVGMAAAKSSLLQNWESSRTGLRKLFFWFLPFGILGNFVYLADSRHLFISNFPLQWKIWSAVAETLSAPALCFCYLYLLGLFYHSPKSVGDRIWFESGGNFSLSNYLGESMICSCLFCGWGFGFYDRIGNFVLLLLVPPIWGACLLFSYVWRKFSFFGPAEILLRILTYGKRIKILRS; encoded by the coding sequence ATGCAAACACAAAGGATAGGCTTTCTAGATTTTCTACGAGGTTTTGCCTTATTCGGAATCTTAGCGGTCAACCTGCCTTACTTCGCTAAGCCCATGGTTGTGGTCGGTTCCCTCGGAGAAAACCAGATCTTCTTGGACGAAATCGCTTCCTGGATCGTAGCATTCTTTTTCGAATCCAAATTTTATGTAATGTTCTCCTTTTTGTTCGGATATGGTGTCGCTCTTCAAACCCGGGAGTGGAAGGATTCGTCCGCCTCAGGCAGATATTTTAGAAGAATGTTCGGGCTCCTGCTTCTCGGAATTTTGCATAGTGCCTTTCTCTTTTTGGGGGATATACTGGTTTCGTATGCGATTTTGGGCTCGCTGTCCTGGCTGTTCCGGAACAAAAGCAGATCCTGGTTGTATAAGTTCTCCCTTCTTTGTCTATTCGTCGGTATTTTATTTCGAATGATTCTCGCATACGGCCAAGACGAATTCCATGCGAGGATTGCCGAATCCCTTCCCGAAATCATAGCAAAATCCAAGGCAGGATATTTGGGAACATTTTGGGATTCCGTAAAACAGAGAACGGAAGATACTCTACTTTCCTATCCTTTTACGATCCTATTCCAATGGCCTTCGATTCTTGCGATGTTTTCCGTCGGTATGGCGGCGGCAAAATCCTCTTTGCTTCAGAATTGGGAATCCTCACGTACAGGACTCCGAAAACTGTTCTTCTGGTTTCTCCCGTTTGGAATCCTAGGCAACTTCGTTTATCTTGCAGATTCCCGGCATCTATTTATTTCCAACTTCCCTTTACAATGGAAGATCTGGTCCGCTGTAGCGGAAACGCTGAGCGCCCCGGCACTTTGTTTCTGCTATCTTTACTTGTTAGGCTTATTTTATCATTCCCCGAAAAGCGTGGGTGATCGCATTTGGTTCGAATCCGGAGGAAACTTTTCCCTTTCGAATTATCTGGGAGAATCGATGATTTGTTCCTGTCTTTTTTGCGGTTGGGGATTCGGATTCTACGACCGAATCGGAAATTTTGTCCTACTGCTTTTGGTTCCTCCGATTTGGGGAGCCTGCCTCCTCTTTTCTTACGTATGGAGAAAATTCTCGTTTTTCGGACCAGCGGAAATTCTCCTCCGAATTCTAACCTATGGGAAACGGATAAAAATCCTCCGTTCCTAA
- a CDS encoding PAS domain-containing sensor histidine kinase has protein sequence MSREIHTTTGISNYKTALRQKWFSWKDVSSFFEQVCNLALEQGGFFCAFILEWEAGEGKWKKLVGAPQGSAETLGDFLKHLPEPTKKNISPEPKNLILSQSSGKIISLSKSAQKGTYSAMLVPILNLEIESKIFLFLVSDDESEFNEVENELLADVSYHLSYAYSHLIEQNRRLSAQKAMATSEKKFLAIFETVVDAIILITEGAEIIMFNPAAEKMFGFSSDEVTGKNVKVLMPDPFYSEHDSYIERYIHTSEKRIIGIGREVLAIKQDGTIFPIELAVSEVHLDGHRYFVGVIRDITRRKNAEDSLVAKNEELELLNKSLEARIDHEMSLRRERERTLEAQSRMAAMGEMIGNIAHQWRQPLNAISILIQEMEFAYTEQESDEKYVQDTTARILDLLQSMSQTIDDFRNFYKPNKEKETFSLRNTVEKSLSLVAASMKNQNIKIETHFSGNDTAYGYPNELAQVLLNILSNAKDALLQHKPEIPSILVRIFSEEDRKIVVVKDNGGGFDSSVGDKIFLPYFSTKEQGAGVGLGLYMSKAIVEKNMGGKLTASSDGVGAEFRIELP, from the coding sequence ATGTCTCGCGAAATTCATACTACGACAGGAATATCCAACTATAAAACTGCGTTAAGGCAGAAGTGGTTTTCCTGGAAGGACGTTTCGTCGTTTTTCGAGCAGGTTTGCAATTTAGCCTTAGAACAGGGCGGATTTTTTTGCGCATTCATTCTCGAATGGGAGGCGGGGGAAGGAAAATGGAAGAAATTAGTCGGCGCTCCTCAGGGTTCTGCGGAAACTCTCGGAGACTTCTTAAAGCATCTCCCCGAACCCACGAAAAAGAACATTTCTCCCGAGCCTAAGAATTTAATTCTATCGCAGTCTTCCGGAAAAATCATTTCTCTCTCGAAATCCGCGCAAAAAGGAACCTACTCCGCAATGTTGGTTCCGATCCTGAACTTGGAAATCGAGTCTAAAATTTTTCTTTTCTTGGTTTCAGACGATGAATCCGAATTCAACGAAGTCGAAAACGAACTTTTGGCGGACGTCTCCTACCATCTCTCCTACGCGTATTCCCATCTGATCGAACAGAATCGGAGATTATCAGCTCAAAAAGCGATGGCAACGAGTGAAAAGAAATTTTTAGCCATCTTCGAAACGGTGGTGGACGCGATCATTCTGATAACGGAAGGCGCAGAAATCATCATGTTCAATCCTGCTGCGGAAAAAATGTTCGGATTTTCCTCCGACGAAGTCACGGGAAAGAACGTAAAGGTATTGATGCCGGATCCGTTTTATTCCGAGCACGATTCGTATATAGAACGGTACATTCACACTTCCGAAAAAAGAATCATAGGAATCGGTAGGGAGGTATTGGCGATCAAACAGGACGGAACCATATTCCCGATCGAACTCGCAGTCTCGGAAGTTCATCTCGACGGACATCGATATTTCGTCGGAGTGATTCGAGACATTACGAGAAGGAAGAATGCCGAGGACAGCTTGGTCGCAAAAAACGAGGAGCTAGAGCTTTTAAATAAAAGTCTGGAAGCCAGGATAGACCATGAAATGAGCCTTCGTCGGGAAAGAGAAAGGACACTGGAAGCACAATCCAGAATGGCCGCAATGGGAGAGATGATCGGAAATATCGCCCACCAATGGAGACAGCCTCTGAATGCAATCTCCATTTTGATTCAGGAGATGGAATTCGCTTATACCGAACAAGAATCCGACGAGAAATACGTCCAGGACACCACCGCCCGCATTCTGGATTTACTTCAATCCATGTCCCAAACGATAGACGATTTTCGTAACTTCTATAAGCCGAATAAGGAAAAGGAGACCTTCAGCCTGCGGAATACCGTCGAGAAAAGTCTATCACTCGTCGCCGCAAGTATGAAGAACCAAAATATAAAAATCGAGACCCATTTTTCGGGAAACGACACGGCTTATGGATATCCCAACGAACTCGCACAGGTATTGCTGAACATTCTGTCCAATGCGAAGGATGCGCTCTTACAACACAAACCGGAAATTCCGAGTATCCTTGTTCGCATTTTTTCCGAGGAAGACAGAAAGATCGTCGTCGTAAAAGATAACGGAGGAGGCTTCGATTCCTCCGTCGGAGACAAGATTTTTCTGCCATATTTTTCCACTAAAGAACAGGGTGCGGGCGTAGGACTAGGTCTTTATATGTCAAAAGCGATCGTCGAAAAGAATATGGGGGGAAAATTGACGGCCAGCTCCGACGGAGTTGGAGCGGAGTTCCGAATCGAATTACCATGA
- a CDS encoding response regulator, with amino-acid sequence MSKKPIKILFVEDELIVSISLSRILSGTFAEVITAEDGLKGLEAFRKTSPNIVLTDIRMPKMDGLELSKRIRELDPKVPIIGITASNEEETLLACKAVGMVDIVIKPLNATLLIKKILMFLPE; translated from the coding sequence ATGAGCAAGAAACCGATCAAAATCCTGTTCGTAGAGGACGAGCTCATCGTATCCATTTCCCTTTCCAGAATCTTATCAGGAACCTTTGCCGAAGTGATCACTGCGGAGGACGGACTGAAAGGCTTGGAAGCGTTCCGAAAAACGAGCCCGAATATTGTTTTGACAGACATCCGAATGCCCAAAATGGACGGACTGGAGCTTTCCAAAAGAATCAGGGAATTGGATCCGAAAGTTCCGATCATAGGGATTACCGCTTCCAACGAGGAAGAAACGCTTTTGGCATGTAAGGCTGTGGGCATGGTGGACATCGTCATCAAACCCTTAAACGCCACCCTATTAATTAAGAAAATTCTAATGTTCCTTCCCGAATAG
- a CDS encoding SseB family protein, with the protein MSFFKRILSRIADLTAGSEQVESGENPALRTAMLCYGKRKNAKNLDRLSSELTRANFLVPMFEASKVSPKKKTRAKKKKVSGKKRKPSDDKIVFLYVKDENGRIFLPAFSHSQEVVRYFGSETRTIRLEAVDLWWAGLQNEEVSGVVIDPVSALWILNREHLEILQKESSIPSG; encoded by the coding sequence ATGTCTTTCTTTAAAAGAATCCTTTCCCGCATCGCGGATCTTACGGCCGGTTCGGAACAGGTCGAAAGCGGGGAAAACCCGGCCCTTCGTACCGCAATGCTTTGCTACGGCAAAAGGAAGAATGCGAAGAATCTAGATCGACTTTCCTCGGAATTGACTCGGGCGAATTTTCTGGTGCCTATGTTCGAGGCCTCGAAAGTTTCTCCTAAAAAGAAGACAAGAGCGAAAAAGAAAAAAGTCTCCGGGAAAAAAAGAAAACCTTCGGACGATAAGATCGTTTTTTTGTACGTAAAGGACGAGAACGGTCGGATATTTCTTCCGGCATTTTCCCACTCCCAGGAGGTGGTGCGTTATTTCGGGTCGGAAACCCGGACGATCCGACTCGAAGCAGTCGATCTTTGGTGGGCAGGACTCCAAAACGAGGAAGTTTCCGGAGTGGTGATCGATCCCGTAAGCGCCCTTTGGATCCTGAACAGGGAGCATCTGGAAATATTACAAAAGGAATCCTCTATTCCCTCCGGATAA
- a CDS encoding NADH-quinone oxidoreductase subunit N: MNFLPNINDMLALLPVLILSGGGVLLLLLQFVFHGSEFRVVRFTCGILLVAAFLGTLYSQFKIPGPGTYFGNQIELGFLSFWLSALYLVMAFGTVLSSPRSLELHKMEFPEFYPLVLFSTAGMFLMTSSRDMVTIFVGLELMSISLYVLVGMAKSDEFSLEASLKYFLLGSFSSGFFLMGMAFLFGGSGSTDLSEALKPLVNPGFDANFTKIGLLLLLTGIAFKIALFPYHSWTPDAYEGALTPVTGFMATASKSASMGLLCVVFGHLPIPVFSSEWAWVMGILALLSMTYGNFLALKQENLKRLLAYSSIAHAGYVVVGISLGAREEAVFYLIVYSFMSLGAFALLSYLEQGRRQVTFASIQSLASSYPKTAFALFLFFLSLAGIPPLGGFWSKLFLFQKIAEQEGELARLLLLGGIANSALALYYYAKIGISAYMSSEEGEISKQENPVSSYGVAFVSGLSLLFVLAGWYFLQPKNLVNLTLQPRAESLRK; this comes from the coding sequence ATGAATTTTCTTCCGAACATAAACGACATGCTTGCGCTGCTTCCCGTACTGATCCTTTCCGGAGGCGGGGTTTTGCTGCTTCTTTTGCAATTCGTATTCCACGGTTCCGAGTTTCGTGTGGTTCGCTTTACCTGCGGAATCCTGCTGGTAGCCGCGTTTTTGGGAACTCTGTATTCGCAATTCAAGATCCCCGGGCCGGGAACGTATTTCGGAAATCAGATCGAGTTGGGTTTTCTAAGTTTTTGGTTGAGCGCTTTGTATTTAGTCATGGCTTTCGGAACGGTACTTTCTTCTCCGCGCTCCCTCGAACTGCATAAGATGGAGTTTCCCGAATTCTACCCTTTAGTTCTGTTTTCGACCGCGGGAATGTTTCTGATGACGAGTAGTCGGGACATGGTGACGATTTTCGTCGGACTGGAATTGATGAGTATTTCCTTATACGTTTTGGTCGGCATGGCGAAGAGCGACGAATTCTCTCTGGAAGCGAGCCTGAAATACTTTCTACTTGGAAGTTTTTCCAGCGGATTTTTTTTGATGGGCATGGCCTTTCTTTTCGGCGGGTCCGGAAGCACGGATCTGTCGGAAGCATTGAAGCCTCTGGTAAATCCCGGCTTCGACGCGAATTTTACGAAAATAGGGTTACTCCTACTTTTGACGGGAATCGCATTTAAGATCGCTTTGTTTCCGTACCATTCCTGGACTCCCGACGCTTACGAAGGAGCTTTGACTCCCGTCACCGGATTTATGGCGACTGCCTCTAAATCGGCCTCTATGGGACTCTTGTGCGTGGTATTCGGTCACCTTCCGATTCCGGTATTTTCCAGCGAATGGGCTTGGGTGATGGGAATACTCGCTCTCTTATCCATGACCTACGGAAATTTCCTGGCATTAAAACAGGAAAATTTAAAGCGTTTGTTGGCGTATTCCTCCATTGCTCATGCTGGCTATGTCGTTGTCGGAATCAGTCTAGGTGCAAGAGAAGAAGCCGTTTTTTATCTCATCGTATATTCCTTCATGAGTTTGGGCGCCTTTGCGCTCCTTTCCTATTTGGAACAGGGACGGAGACAGGTTACTTTCGCTTCCATACAATCTTTGGCTTCCTCTTATCCGAAAACGGCGTTCGCCTTGTTCTTATTTTTCCTCTCTCTCGCCGGAATTCCTCCCTTAGGAGGATTCTGGTCGAAGTTGTTTTTGTTTCAGAAAATAGCCGAGCAGGAAGGCGAACTCGCTAGACTCCTGTTGCTCGGAGGAATCGCGAATTCCGCCCTGGCTTTGTATTATTATGCGAAGATCGGTATCTCCGCGTATATGAGTTCCGAGGAAGGGGAGATCTCCAAGCAGGAGAATCCGGTTTCGAGTTACGGAGTCGCTTTCGTTTCCGGTCTCAGCCTACTGTTCGTGTTGGCAGGTTGGTATTTTCTGCAGCCTAAAAACCTCGTGAATCTCACTCTACAGCCTAGAGCGGAATCCCTCCGAAAATAG